The Drosophila sulfurigaster albostrigata strain 15112-1811.04 chromosome 3, ASM2355843v2, whole genome shotgun sequence genomic sequence TAtcttattgaattaaattttcagggtttatttgcattttttttgtattgcttttattttgtatataataagaAGCATTCGATAACATCAAATTTGATATTCATTATGTTATGAAGTTTTCACAATGGAAATTTTTCGGTtcctatatttatattattataatgattgattaaaaataataaaacaataaagcCACGCAATGTTTAGCCATTGTAGCTTAAATAATCGGACTATACTAATTGTTAGTGTTGCCAATGTCTGTATTATAGCAAAAAGATTAATGAGATGTATGAAATAAACTTTGGGGTTCACGGTAAGTAACTGGACTAAAGGAATACTACATTCTGTGGTTCCTAGAATAAGATGTCtaaaattatagttatttCACAAAAGCCGGTCATCAAATTTTACTTAAAGTAATCTTCTTGATTgcttaatataaataagttgaaaataaatggtCGAGAGTTTCGACATTAAAATATCGCAACCCAATTTGTTTGTCTGGTTTTTTAGACTATAAAATGAAAGACTAAGACAATAggaacctttttttttttaaatatgtaaaatttattgatgTATTGAGAGCACTTTttacaaatacttaaaacagTAAATCAATTACCATAATTCATTCAGGATTTTGTTAATAACGGACAAAGAGTATTTGAAATCGAAAATGTttgttcatttaatatttataactgTACCATACTTTaatcttattttatataatatgtatgaaaaatatataaaataaattcactaTAAGGCCGGTATTACTTCATTGGatctgttacatatatttgcaCGAAATCTGAAAACTCTTTGATGTCCGTTTTCAATAGAGATAGAAAATATTACGTAAAACaagtttgtaaataaaaagtgaGCTACCGTCAAGTGTGAGATAAccattacatatttttaattaaaacaaagcaatgccaaaattgcgttatcattaaaatatacttaaaatatactaggaactatatttggtatatggattTTCTTGGCATTCAAGAAATACCATAGATGAAAAATCTATAAGACTAGCAACCAAAGCAAAGACGACTCGATATCTGCGAGTAGCTTTTgctatatacaattatttcttgaataacatatatagtaattttttttttgtttgatcaGAGTCGCGTCTTTCTGccataattttcatttttttggcttatttttcgaaaagtgaatacaaattatgcaaagaATTCCACAGTTAGCTGAAGAAGCCAGACTTGCTTTAGCTTATGGAGTAAAGATGGCAAACATGTTAGGAAAGAGTTCAAtgggttttttttataaacagaATCACACTTCATAGTCCATTTAGTATAGTTAGTAGGAAATAAAAAGGTTTAGTAATAGGGTATTTAAAAATCGAGTTTGGGTTTTACTcttttttgtgctttaattCAAGATGTTTtgagcattttgttttttgttgttttgttttgtcccTTTTTGACCACTCACACTTTGGTGATTTATGATCATCCAATATGCTGCCAGCCTATGGTGTCATTTGGAGATTATGccaaaattaataacaatctGTTTTCTCCCTTCGCATGTCGATTTGCTGCGAATGTTAATGAtatttggcttggcttggcttggttCGTTAATTGTCAAGAATCACATTTGCCTAATTTATTTTCCCATCAACCGTTTGGAATATTAAGTAGGATTTGCCAGCTGcttgcataaaataaacatcGAATCGGCTTTATCTCCCATACAATAAAAGTGTTAATATGCCGGCAATGCTTCTACGCATCTACCAAAGATCGTAAATCTCTGGCATGCGGAAATAAAATACGATGACAAATGTTTTGCGGACTTACTCCTATGTTAGATcgtgatgttttttttttgagatgCTGCTGCTATATAAATGCAATGGGGGTAACAAATCAATCTGGTGGCAAGATTAACTTGCTTGACTCATAAAAACAATGTTCTTACACAaacttaataattttttttattgaattaactTCTTGCTATCGCCCAAAATGCAATGAATGAGCACATCTTACAGACGGCGACGGATCACACGACGCACGGTCTTGTAGCGGTAGCCATCAGCGGACACGGGCTCGATTTCCTCCAGGACGGGCTGAGGAGCCAGGACTGGGGCGGACTGGACTGGAGCGGGAGCTGGGGCAGGAGCTGCAGGTGGGATGTACTGGTTGACTGGGGCTGGGACTGGAGCGGGAGCAACGCGGACGGGAGCTGGAGCGGGAGCCTCAATGTGGACTGGAGCTGGGGCTGGAGCGGGTGCTGCAGGTGGGATGTACTGGTTGACTGGAGCTGGGGCAGGGGCAACACGGACGGGAGCTGGGGCGGGGGCTTCGATGTGGACGGGAGCTGGGGCGGGAGCCTCAATGTGGATGGGAGCGGGAGCGGGCACATCGACGGGTGCAGGGGGGATGTAGGTGTTGACGGGCTGGGGCAGAGGAGCCGCCTTCACGGGCACTGGAGCGGGGGCCACAGGAGCTGGCGCCACAGGGGCGTAGTTGTAGCCGGAGAGGTGGGACACATCGGCATGGGCGACGGCCAGAAGAGCGAAGGCGACAACAAGAAGTTTCTGAAAGCACAAGATGGTCAAAGGATTAGTTTTGTACTCCAGCTCCTGTTTGCTATTAAGACTGCTTCACCAACCATTTTGAGTTGAGCGTGTGACTCGAAACGTTTCAGCTGATAATATGATTTGGACCAACCCAAAGTGggatatttatatgaaattgtCCGCGGTGCTGAGttcacaaacaaacaagatgAAGAATGGCGCAAATTATAGGCTCTTAATATGCCAGAAACCAGAATTTTATTGCCAACAGTTGGTTACACAAACAAAGACTAATGGAGTGTAGGGTATTAAATTGGCTTCAGCGACA encodes the following:
- the LOC133844791 gene encoding skin secretory protein xP2-like isoform X7 translates to MKLLVVAFALLAVAHADVSHLSGYNYAPVAPAPVAPAPVPVKAAPLPQPVNTYIPPAPVDVPAPAPIHIEAPAPAPVHIEAPAPAPVRVAPAPAPVNQYIPPAAPAPAPAPVHIEAPAPAPVRVAPAPVPAPVNQYIPPAAPAPAPAPVQSAPVLAPQPVLEEIEPVSADGYRYKTVRRVIRRRL